Below is a window of Streptomyces qaidamensis DNA.
CGTCCACGCCGACCAGGGCCTCGATGCGGCGCACACCGGAGCCGATGGAGGACTCGCCGAGCAGCTTCACCAGGCCGAGCTGGGCGGTGTTGTGCACGTGCGTGCCGCCGCACAGCTCCTTGGAGAAGTCGCCGATGGTCACGACGCGCACGCGCTCGCCGTACTTCTCGCCGAACTCGGCGATGGCGCCCTGCTTCTTGGCCTCGTCGATGCCCATGACGTCGGCACGGACGTCCAGGTCGCGGGCGAGCACCTCGTTGATCTTCTGCTCGACGTCGGTCATCACGGCCGTCGGGACGGCGGACGGGGAACCGAAGTCGAAGCGGAAGCGGCCGGGCTGGTTCTCGGAACCGGCCTGGGCGGCCGTCGGGCCGAGGGCGTCGCGCAGGGCCTGGTGGGTCAGGTGGGTGGCCGAGTGGGCACGGGCGATGGCTTTGCGGCGGCGGTCGTCGATCGAGGCGTGGGCCTTGGCGCCGACGGTGACCTCGCCGACCTGGACGACGCCCTTGTGGACGTACACGCCCGGGACCGGCTTCTGGCAGTCGCGGATCTCGATGACGGCACCGGAGTCGACCTTGATCTTGCCGGTGTCGCCGATCTGGCCGCCGCCCTCGGCGTAGAACGGGGTGCGGTCGAGGACGATCTCGACCTCGTCGCCCTCGGTGGCGGCCGGGGAGGAGGCGCCGTCGACGAGGATGCCGACGATCGTCGACTCGCTCTCGGTGTCGGTGTAGCCGATGAAGTCCGTGGCACCGGCCTGGTCGGCGATCTCGCGGTAGGCGCCGGCACCGGCGTGCCCGGTCTTCTTGGCCTGGGCGTCGGCCTTGGCGCGCTCCCGCTGCTCCTTCATCAGGCGGCGGAAGCCGTCCTCGTCCACGGAGAGGCCCTGCTCGGCGGCCATCTCCAGGGTGAGGTCGATCGGGAAGCCCCAGGTGTCGTGGAGCAGGAAGGCCTTGTCGCCGGGCAGGACGGTGCCGCCGGAGGCCTTGGTGTCGGTGACGGCCGTGTCGAGGATGTTGGTGCCGGCCTTCAGCGTCTTGAGGAAGGCGTTCTCCTCGGCGAGGGCGACCTTCTCGATGCGCTCGCGGTCGGTGATGAGCTCGGGGTACTGCTGGCCCATCATCTCGATCACGGTGTCGATCAGGTCCTTCACGACCGGACCGGTGGCACCGAGCAGGCGCATGTTGCGGATGGCGCGGCGCATGATGCGGCGCAGCACGTAGCCGCGGCCCTCGTTGCCGGGGGTGACGCCGTCTCCGATGAGCATCACGGAGGTGCGCATGTGGTCGGTGACCACGCGCAGGGAGACGTCCGAGCCGTGGGCGTCGCCGTAGCGGACGCCGGTCAGCTCGGTGGCCTTGTTGATGACGGCCATCGAGGTGTCGATCTCGTACATGTTCTGCACGCCCTGCAGAATCATGGCGAGGCGTTCGAGACCGAGGCCGGTGTCGATGTTCTTGCTGGGCAGGTCGCCGAGGATCTCGAAGTTGTCCTTGCCGATGCCCTCACCCCGCTCGTACTGCATGAAGACGAGGTTCCAGATCTCCACGTACCGCTCGTCGTTGACGGCGGGACCGCCCTCGGCACCGAACTCCGGGCCACGGTCGTAGTTGATCTCGGAGCAGGGCCCGCAGGGGCCGGGGACGCCCATCGACCAGTAGTTGTCCTTCATGCCGAGGCGCTGGATGCGCTCCTTCGGCACACCGACGACGTCGTGCCAGATGCGCTCGGCCTCGTCGTCGTCCTTGTAGACGGTGATCCACAGGCGCTCGGGGTCGAGGCCGTAACCGCCCTTG
It encodes the following:
- the alaS gene encoding alanine--tRNA ligase gives rise to the protein MESAEIRRRWLSFFEERGHTVVPSASLIADDPTLLLVPAGMVPFKPYFLGEVKPPFDRATSVQKCVRTPDIEEVGKTTRHGTFFQMCGNFSFGDYFKEGAIKLAWELLTSAQDKGGYGLDPERLWITVYKDDDEAERIWHDVVGVPKERIQRLGMKDNYWSMGVPGPCGPCSEINYDRGPEFGAEGGPAVNDERYVEIWNLVFMQYERGEGIGKDNFEILGDLPSKNIDTGLGLERLAMILQGVQNMYEIDTSMAVINKATELTGVRYGDAHGSDVSLRVVTDHMRTSVMLIGDGVTPGNEGRGYVLRRIMRRAIRNMRLLGATGPVVKDLIDTVIEMMGQQYPELITDRERIEKVALAEENAFLKTLKAGTNILDTAVTDTKASGGTVLPGDKAFLLHDTWGFPIDLTLEMAAEQGLSVDEDGFRRLMKEQRERAKADAQAKKTGHAGAGAYREIADQAGATDFIGYTDTESESTIVGILVDGASSPAATEGDEVEIVLDRTPFYAEGGGQIGDTGKIKVDSGAVIEIRDCQKPVPGVYVHKGVVQVGEVTVGAKAHASIDDRRRKAIARAHSATHLTHQALRDALGPTAAQAGSENQPGRFRFDFGSPSAVPTAVMTDVEQKINEVLARDLDVRADVMGIDEAKKQGAIAEFGEKYGERVRVVTIGDFSKELCGGTHVHNTAQLGLVKLLGESSIGSGVRRIEALVGVDAYNFLAREHTVVAQLQELIKGRPEELPEKVSAMLGKLKDAEKEIEKFRAEKVLQAAGGLAESAKDIRGIAVVTGQVPDGTTADDLRKLVLDVRGRIQGGRAAVVALFTVANGKPLTVIATNEAARERGLKAGDLVRTAAKTLGGGGGGKPDVAQGGGQNPAAIGDAVDAVERLVTETAK